The sequence CTAAAAGCTGGTCCAAGCCCTGGTCGAATGCTATTTTGATCAATTTCACCAGGCTGTTTTGGCTGACTCCTTGTGTCACTCGATAGACCGGCTGCAAATCATCTTCCACTTGAGCCAGGAGTTTCATCCCTGTCAAACTCCCCTTGGCCTTGTCCCATTTCCCAAAAATCGCCACTGTCTGCTGAACCTCAATTTTGTCTGCTAGATAGGGTTGGTTGAAAAAATTAACCGCAATGACCTGGTCTCCCTGTTTGATCGAAAAACGCAAGCGATTTCGTTTGTAGCCATAATATTGGACATTGGCTGGTGTTGCTACCACCCCAGAGATGACGGCTTTTTCCCCATCTTCCAACTCTAAAACATTGCGCGTTTTGAAGTCTTCATAGCGAAAGGGGAAATACAAGAGCAGATCTTCTAAGGTTTCAATCCCTAACTTTTTAAATTTTTCCGCCGATTTTGGACCGACTCCAGGCAGTACCGATAAGGGTTGGTGTAGATTCATTTCTCCTCCTTTCTTTTATAAAAAAGCAGGTCCATCCGGGAAAATCCCACCTGCTTCTTCTTATTCTTCACCTGTATAGTCACGAGGAATCCGATCACTCAAGAGACAGACCACTTCATAATTAATAGTACCACGGTAATCTGCAACCTCTGTTGCCGTGATTTCTTTCTCGCCCTCGCGTCCAATCAGGGTAACCTTGGTCCCCAGAGGCAATTCTTCGGGAAGGCGAACCGTTACCTGGTCCATCGAAACGCGACCAACAATGGGACAATAATCACCCTTAATCAGTACATGGAAATTTTGCATCTCTCGGATCCAGCCATCCGCATAGCCGATAGGAATCGTCCCGATCCATTGGGATTCTTCCGTCGTATAGGTTGCCCCGTAGCCAATATCTTGACCAGCTTCTAACTGTTTCACATGAACTAATTCGCTCACCAAACTCAAAGCTGGCTTGATTTCATAAGGCAAGGCTAGCACAGAACCACTCGGATTCAAACCATACATGACATCTCCCAAGCGCACAGCTGTGAAAATCGTATCCGCATGCCACAAAGAGGTAGCAGAATTACTAGCATGGACAATAGGAGGAAGGGTTTCAAGAGCAGCCAATACTTCTTTGAAAAAGTGGTATTGCGCTTGGAATTTTCGATCATCTGCTTCATCTGCTGTCGCAAAATGAGTAAAGATTCCTTCAATTTCAGCTCCAGCTGCCAAGAGGAGGCGTTCAGCCACTTTGATGTCTTCGATAGTTCGGAATCCGATCCGCCCCATTCCTGAATCCACCTTGATATGGACCTTCAATCCTGAAAGATCTGCTTCTTCTCCAAGCAATTGGTCCAACCAAGCAAGACTGGCCACCGTTAAGCGGATGTCATGCTCTTTGGCTAGATTCACTGTTTCACTTGGCACAACTCCCAAAATCAAAATAGGGTGTTGCAAGCCTTCTTCACGGATTTCGAGGGCTTCATCCATATTGGAAACACAAAAACCATCTACCTGAGGCGCCAATTTTTGGGTTACTGCAACGACCCCATGACCATAGGCGTTGGCCTTGACGACTGCATATTTCAAAGCTTGACTCGGAATATGCTCACTGACTTGTTGCACATTAAAGGCAATGGCATCCAAATCGACTCTTGCAACAGTTGGTCTATGTTTACTTGCTTTCATTTTTTTCCTCCAAAATGACACTGGTCGACACTAGGTCTCCCTTGTGACTGATCGAAATCCATACCTTCCCAGAAAAAGGAGACTTGGAAAAATAGGGGGCTCCGTGGGCATCATTTAAAATTTCTAAATCTTGAAAACCAACCGGTCCAATCCCTGTTCCCATTGCCTTCGAAAAGGCTTCTTTGGCGGACCATCGGCCCGTTAAATATTCCATTTTCCGTTTCCCAGACAATTCCTCAAAGCGCTCTCGCTCAGCCTCGGTTAAGACCTTTTCAGCGAATCGAGTATTCTTCTGATAGGCTTTTTCAATCGCAGCGATCGATTCGATATCGATGCCATGTCCTTTGATCATCTTGTTTTATCCTTATTTATTGTTTCAGTATCGTTTTACTGACAAAAGAGAAGGGGCTAAAGAATCACTCCTTCCGCCCCTGCCTTTTACTTATTCATCGTTGCAATTTCTTTGACCAAAGCCTGTGTTTTTTCCCAACCTAGGCAAGGGTCTGTGATGGATTGACCATAAACCACTGGCTCATTTTGACGGCCATCTTCTAGATAGGATTCAATCATGAAACCACGAACTAAAGTTGCCAAATCCTTGTTCCAAGCACGGTTCATCATGGTTTCTCTCACGATGCGTACTTGCTCTTCGAATTGTTTGCCAGAATTGTCATGGTTGGTATCCACCAGAATGAAAGGATGTTGCAAGCCCATTTCGCTATAGCGTTTTGCTGCCGCTAGCAAATCTTCATAATGGTAATTAGGAATATTCTTACCACTTGCATCCAAGCCTCCACGAAGGATCGCATGGGCTAAAGGATTTCCTGATGTTTCCACTGCTTGGGCATTGAACAAAAAGTTTTGGGGGTGTTGAGCCGCATAAATCGCATTGAACATAACAGAAAGATTTCCAGAAGTTGGATTCTTCATACCTGTCGGAGCAGAGATCCCACTAGATACAAAGCGGTGCTCCTGATCTTCAACCGAACGCGCTCCAATGGCATGATAGGAAATCAAATCTTCAACATAAGGAAGACTTGCTGGATAAAGCAACTCATCCGCAGTTGTCAAACCAGTTCCTGTAATCACACGATAGTGGAGATGTCGGACTGCCTTCAAACCATCCACAAAGCTTGGTGCTGCATGTGTATCTGGTTGGTGCATCAAGCCTTTATAGCCATCCCCATTGGTCCGAGGTTTAGCCGTATAGACCCGCATCACAATGAAAATCTGATCTTTGACTTGCTCTTGCAAGTCTGCCAAGCGACGGGCATAGTCCATCACAGCTTCTTCATTATCAGAAGAGCAAGGTCCAATCACAAGAAGGATCCGTTGGTCTTCTCCTTTGATAATAGCTTCCAACTCTCGATCACGCGCTTCTTTGCGCTCCAAGGCTGGACCTTCCAAGCGGTAAAGCGAAGTGATCTCTTGCTCATCAATCTTATTACTCTTTGTAATGAATACCATACAGCCTCCTTTTGTTTCTATACCTTCATCTCTCTTCTCATTGAGAAAAAATCAAAATTTACGTCCGTGACAGTTTTTAAATTTCTTACCTGAACCACATGGACACAAATCGTTACGTTTCACTTGTGACAAATCAATGCCTGACGGAATATCTTGTTGCGCTGCAATATTGCGAGTCGCAGTTGTTGAAATACTGTGTTCCGTACGTGGACGTTCTTGCTCGTGAATTTGGGCTTTCATCATGAGACGAGTCACATCAAATTCAATCGATCCGATCATATCGTTAAACATACGGAAACTTTCCGATTGGTATTCTACCACTGGGTTATTTTGCGCATATCCACGGAGTCCAACGGCATTTCGCAATTGATCTAAGGCATCAATATGGTCAGTCCACTTGCTGTCCACCACACGAAGGATCAAGACTTTTTGGAATTCTTGCACAGACTCTTCGTCACGCAATTTCGCTACTTGACTAGCATAGATTTCTTCTGCACGTGCATACAAGTAATCAATGACTTCCTTGTCAGATTTTCCTTCAATATCACTTTCAGAAATGGTATCTTCAGGAACCAAATTGTATTTGGCAAAGTTCAGAATCGCTTCAATACGTTCTTCCTTGCTTGAATGGCTAGCTCCTTCAACAATTCGTTTGATGGTCCGTTTGATCATGGCCTTGATTTCAGGTGCCAAGTCACGGTTAGCTGTGATGACATCATAGCGTTCAGCGTAGATAATTTCCCGTTGTTCCCGCATCACGTCATCGTATTGAAGGACTTGTTTACGGGTATCGTAGTTGTTTCCTTCAACCCGTTTTTGAGCACCCTCTACCTGACGGGTGAACATGTTTGAACGAATCACCGATTCTTCTTCGCTCAACTTGAAACGATCAAGCACTGCTTTGATCCGTTCAGAACCGAAACGACGCATCAATTCATCTTCAAGAGACAAGTAGAATTGAGATTCACCTGGATCCCCTTGACGTCCTGAACGTCCACGAAGCTGGTTATCGATCCGACGGCTTTCGTGACGTTCTGTCCCGATGACACAAAGACCACCGAGTTCGCGAACCCCTTCACCAAGCTTGATATCGGTACCACGCCCGGCCATGTTGGTCGCAATGGTAACAGCACCACGTTGACCAGCGTTCATGATGATTTGCGCTTCTTTGTAGTGGTTTTTCGCATTCAAAACTTCGTGAGGGACACCTGCTTGAACCAACAATTGAGAAAGGTAATCACTGGTTTCAACGGCAACGGTACCTACTAGGACTGGTTGACCTTTTTCATGACGAGACTTGACATCTTCCACAACAGCCTTGAATTTTGATTTCAAGCTTGGGTAGAGAAGGTCTGGATGGTCAATACGGGCAATCGGACGGTTGGTTGGAATTGGAATCACGCGAATGTTATAAATTTCACGGAATTCTTCTTCTTCAGTTTTCCCTGTCCCTGTCATCCCTGATAACTTCTTGTACATACGGAAGAGGTTTTGGTAAGTAATGGATGCAGATGTTTTGGTTTCTTCTTGAACTGGAACACCTTCTTTAGCTTCGATCGCTTGGTGAAGACCATCAGAATAACGGCGACCTTCCATGGTCCGACCAGTAAATTGGTCGACGATCAAGATTTCTTGATCTTCGCTAACCACATAGTCGATATCCAAGATCATGATGTAGTTTGCGCGAAGGGCGTTGTCGATAAAGTGAGTCAAAGCTACGTTTTCAAT comes from Streptococcus parasanguinis ATCC 15912 and encodes:
- the acpS gene encoding holo-ACP synthase, with protein sequence MIKGHGIDIESIAAIEKAYQKNTRFAEKVLTEAERERFEELSGKRKMEYLTGRWSAKEAFSKAMGTGIGPVGFQDLEILNDAHGAPYFSKSPFSGKVWISISHKGDLVSTSVILEEKNESK
- a CDS encoding 3-deoxy-7-phosphoheptulonate synthase codes for the protein MVFITKSNKIDEQEITSLYRLEGPALERKEARDRELEAIIKGEDQRILLVIGPCSSDNEEAVMDYARRLADLQEQVKDQIFIVMRVYTAKPRTNGDGYKGLMHQPDTHAAPSFVDGLKAVRHLHYRVITGTGLTTADELLYPASLPYVEDLISYHAIGARSVEDQEHRFVSSGISAPTGMKNPTSGNLSVMFNAIYAAQHPQNFLFNAQAVETSGNPLAHAILRGGLDASGKNIPNYHYEDLLAAAKRYSEMGLQHPFILVDTNHDNSGKQFEEQVRIVRETMMNRAWNKDLATLVRGFMIESYLEDGRQNEPVVYGQSITDPCLGWEKTQALVKEIATMNK
- the secA gene encoding preprotein translocase subunit SecA; amino-acid sequence: MANLLKTIIENDRGEIKRLEKMADKVFSYEEQMAALTDDELKAKTVEFKQRYQDGESLDDLLYEAFAVVREGAKRVLGLFPYKVQVMGGIVLHHGDVPEMRTGEGKTLTATMPVYLNALSGKGVHVVTVNEYLTERDATEMGELYSWLGLSVGINLAAKSPAEKKEAYLCDITYSTNSEIGFDYLRDNMVVRAENMVQRPLNYALVDEVDSILIDEARTPLIVSGQTASDTSQLYHMTDAYVKTLTEDDYIIDVPSKTIGLSDSGIDKAESYFNLENLYDIENVALTHFIDNALRANYIMILDIDYVVSEDQEILIVDQFTGRTMEGRRYSDGLHQAIEAKEGVPVQEETKTSASITYQNLFRMYKKLSGMTGTGKTEEEEFREIYNIRVIPIPTNRPIARIDHPDLLYPSLKSKFKAVVEDVKSRHEKGQPVLVGTVAVETSDYLSQLLVQAGVPHEVLNAKNHYKEAQIIMNAGQRGAVTIATNMAGRGTDIKLGEGVRELGGLCVIGTERHESRRIDNQLRGRSGRQGDPGESQFYLSLEDELMRRFGSERIKAVLDRFKLSEEESVIRSNMFTRQVEGAQKRVEGNNYDTRKQVLQYDDVMREQREIIYAERYDVITANRDLAPEIKAMIKRTIKRIVEGASHSSKEERIEAILNFAKYNLVPEDTISESDIEGKSDKEVIDYLYARAEEIYASQVAKLRDEESVQEFQKVLILRVVDSKWTDHIDALDQLRNAVGLRGYAQNNPVVEYQSESFRMFNDMIGSIEFDVTRLMMKAQIHEQERPRTEHSISTTATRNIAAQQDIPSGIDLSQVKRNDLCPCGSGKKFKNCHGRKF
- the alr gene encoding alanine racemase, with translation MKASKHRPTVARVDLDAIAFNVQQVSEHIPSQALKYAVVKANAYGHGVVAVTQKLAPQVDGFCVSNMDEALEIREEGLQHPILILGVVPSETVNLAKEHDIRLTVASLAWLDQLLGEEADLSGLKVHIKVDSGMGRIGFRTIEDIKVAERLLLAAGAEIEGIFTHFATADEADDRKFQAQYHFFKEVLAALETLPPIVHASNSATSLWHADTIFTAVRLGDVMYGLNPSGSVLALPYEIKPALSLVSELVHVKQLEAGQDIGYGATYTTEESQWIGTIPIGYADGWIREMQNFHVLIKGDYCPIVGRVSMDQVTVRLPEELPLGTKVTLIGREGEKEITATEVADYRGTINYEVVCLLSDRIPRDYTGEE